The following are encoded in a window of Narcine bancroftii isolate sNarBan1 chromosome 2, sNarBan1.hap1, whole genome shotgun sequence genomic DNA:
- the LOC138754391 gene encoding dnaJ homolog subfamily C member 11 isoform X2, with translation MAAALVDEEINNDDFYALLNVRREATQEELKAAYRRLCMLYHPDKHRDPELKQQAETLFNLAHQAYEVLSDPQSRAIYDIYGKKGLDMEGWEVVERKKASAEIREEFERLQREREERRLQQRTNPKGTISVGVDATDLFDRYEEEFEQPGSGFPQIEINKMHISQSIEAPLTTTDTAVLAGSLSTQNGNGGGSINVALRRVTSAKGWGELEFGAGDIQGPLLGMKIFRNLTSQSFITTQCALQFSSRGIRPGLTTVLARNLDKNTMGYLQWRWGSQSAMNTSIVRDTKTSHITIALQLGIPHSFMLLSYQYKFQDEDQTRVKGTIKAGFFGTLVEYGAERKISRHSVLGATVSIGVPQGVSLKIKLNRASQTYFFPIHLTDQLLPSAIFYATVGPLVVFFAMHRLIIKPYLLAQKEKELEKQRANSSSAIALKKQEAEAAVRLMQESVKRIIDLEESKLERRSSTKGLILSTRVQRDGLGRLTMV, from the exons ATGGCGGCGGCCTTGGTGGATGAGGAGATTAACAATGATGACTTTTACGCGCTTTTGAACGTCaggagggag GCCACACAAGAAGAATTGAAGGCTGCCTATCGCCGTCTGTGTATGCTCTACCATCCAGACAAGCACAGAGACCCTGAACTAAAACAACAGGCAGAAACACTTTTTAACCTTGCACACCAGGCGTATGAAG TACTTAGTGATCCCCAGAGCCGAGCCATCTATGACATCTATGGTAAAAAAGGACTGGACATGGAAGGATGGGAG GTAGTGGAAAGGAAGAAAGCCTCAGCTGAAATACGTGAAGAGTTTGAGAGGCTGCAGCGAGAAAGAGAAGAGAGGCGATTGCAGCAAAGAACAAATCCCAAG GGTACAATAAGTGTCGGTGTCGATGCTACAGATCTGTTCGATCGCTatgaagaagaatttgaacaaccAGGCAGTGGGTTTCCTCAAATAGAGATAAATAAAATGCACATATCACAATCCATTGAG GCTCCATTAACCACGACGGATACAGCTGTTCTGGCAGGGAGCCTTTCAACACAGAATGGCAATGGTGGGGGTTCGATCAATGTTGCCTTAAGGAGGGTAACTTCTGCAAAAGGGTGGGGTGAG TTGGAATTTGGAGCTGGAGATATTCAAGGACCTTTACTGGGGATGAAAATATTTCGAAACCTCACGTCACAAAG TTTTATCACCACACAATGCGCATTACAGTTTTCGTCTCGTGGAATCCGTCCTGGGTTGACGACAGTTCTAGCACGAAATCTAGATAAGAACACAATGGGTTATTTACAATGGCGGTGGGGCTCGCAATCTGCAATGAATACCAGTATAGTGCGGGACACCAAAACCAGCCACATCACGATAGCATTACAG CTTGGAATTCCTCACTCTTTTATGCTACTGAGCTATCAATACAAGTTCCAGGATGAAGATCAAACTCGGGTAAAGGGGACAATCAA GGCAGGATTCTTTGGCACTCTGGTTGAATACGGCGCCGAGAGGAAGATATCCAGACACAGTGTTTTAGGCGCGACTGTTAGCATTGGGGTGCCTCAGGGAGTGTCTCTCAAAATTAA ATTAAATCGAGCCAGCCAGACTTACTTCTTCCCTATTCATCTGACAGACCAACTCCTGCCCAGCGCCATCTTCTATGCTACTGTCGGACCTCTGGTTGTCTTTTTTGCCATGCACCGACTCATCATCAAACCCTACCTCTTagcacaaaaagaaaa GGAACTTGAGAAACAGAGAGCGAATTCATCAAGTGCAATAGCACTGAAGAAGCAGGAAGCTGAGGCAGCG